A genomic region of Dermacentor andersoni chromosome 9, qqDerAnde1_hic_scaffold, whole genome shotgun sequence contains the following coding sequences:
- the LOC126529562 gene encoding putative nuclease HARBI1 — translation MPDDQFRRHFRLKKETVRWLCDEVAEELGGVRTSALSVERQVLSALRFFATGSFQASVGSEETIGVTQPAVSKCVRRVAEAIVHAGARNKWVHFPRTSEEKAAVKEGFLRRGSIPGVIGCVDGSLIAIIAPKGEQKAAFMCRKGYYALNTMFICDAGMRILAVDPLRPGSDHDAHVWRTTWLRRRFLEGHIAKAGEHLLGDSGYPLEPWLLTPVTGHPPIHTAEGRYNTAHAAMRSVVERCIGLLKSRFRCLQRYRALHYEPDRAANIVAACAVLHNLCLDEGDVLLGDVSDDSSNSSSDNESGNPSPQRVPRVRASRMMYLRGCAARDNVISSFGTTRQQHQHYLKRVRRRLRRQQHRQQQHL, via the exons atgccagacgatcagtttcggcggcactttcgcctgaagaaagaaactgtgcggtggctgtgcgaCGAAGTGGCGGAGGAACTCGGAGGCGTGAGAACTTCAGCGCTGTCGGTGGAACGGCAAGTGCTAAGCGCGTTGCGATTCTTCGCAACGGGCAGCTTTCAAGCCTCggtagggagcgaggagacgatcggcgtgacccagcctgcggtcagcaagtgtgtgcgacgcgtggcggaggcaatcgttcacgccggggcccgcaacaagtgggtccatttcccgaggacgtcggaggagaaggcggccgtgaaggaagggttccttcgacgcggctccattcccggcgtcatcggatgcgtggacGGCAGCCTTATAGCCATCATCGCACCGAAGGGCGAGCAGAAGGCGGCATTCATGTGCCGCAAAGGCTACTACGCCCTCAACACAATGTTC atctgcgacgcaggcATGCGGATCCTCGCCGTCGACCCTTTGCGACCGGGGTCAGACCACGACGCCCACGTCTGGAGAACTACGTGGTTGCGTCGTCGGTTCCTGGAGGGGCATATTGCCAAGGCCGGCGAACACCTCCTCG GTGACAGCGGCTACCCCCTGGAACCATGGCTCCTGACCCCAGTCACAGGCCACCCTCCCATACACACTGCAGAAGGCAGgtacaacactgcacatgctgccatGCGGTCCGTAGTGGAGCGGTGCATTGGGCTTTTGAAGAGCCGCTTCCGCTGCCTTCAGCGGTACCGCGCCCTCCACTACGAGCCAGACCGCGCTGCCAACATCgttgcagcatgtgcagtgttgcacaACTTGTGTCTTGATGAAGGTGACGTGTTGTTGGGTGATGttagtgatgacagcagcaacagcagcagtgacaATGAAAGTGGCAACCCCTCCCCACAGAGAGTTCCCCGAGTGAGGGCATCACGCATGATGTACCTGAGAGGCTGTGCTGCCCGGGATAACGTTATTAGCTCATTTGGCACGAcacggcagcagcaccagcactacctgaaaagggtgcgaaggcggctgcgtcgacagcagcaccgacagcagcaaCACCTTTAG
- the LOC129384462 gene encoding uncharacterized protein: MVFTLAFIRIGYGRIDEGWKASQQIAVVHSPVRAVQILRQQPLEDAACRATAEYARQGQLAEAVNAEAASFHQLLLQQNRQHHQQLVEELRAARVVQQQLAAEMRGLRAATGLIATTLRQLLARLCEHPQP, from the exons ATGGTGTTCACTCTTGCTTTTATTCGCATAGGATACGGAAGAATCGATGAAGGTTGGAAGGCATCTCAACAGATAGCTG TGGTACACTCCCCCGTGCGGGCGGTACAGATACTCCGCCAACAGCCGCTGGAGGATGCGGCCTGCAGGGCAACCGCCGAGTATGCGCGGCAGGGGCAGCTGGCTGAGGCAGTGAACGCGGAGGCCGCCAGTTTccaccagctgctgctgcagcaaaataGGCAG CATCATCAGCAGTTGGTGGAGGAGCTGAGGGCGGCCCGGGTGGTGCAGCAGCAGCTGGCAGCAGAGATGCGTGGTTTGAGAGCGGCCACCGGCCTCATCGCGACAACACTGCGCCAGCTCCTGGCTCGCCTCTGCGAGCATCCTCAGCCATGA